The Synechococcus sp. CC9605 sequence ACGGTGGTGGCCCTGTGGGCCTGGAGACTCTGGCGGCGGCCCTTGGCGACGATCCCGTCACCCTGGAGACCGTGGTGGAGCCGTTTTTGATGCAACAGGGGTTGCTGATGCGCACCCCCCGCGGCCGGATGGTCACGGATGCTGCCCGCAGTCATCTGGCCGAGGCGGCATGAACCGGTTTCTCGTCCTGTTGATGAGTTTGGTGCTGGCCCTGCCAGTGCAGGCCCTCGATCTGCAGGGGCTTTATGAGCAGGCGCTGACGGCAAGCCGTCAGGGGGATTTTGTGGAGGCGTTGCCCCTCTGGGACAGCTATCTGGAGCAGGTTCCAGAGGATGCAGCAGCGCTGAGCAATCGCGGCAATGTGCGTTTGGCCCTGGGGGATTTGTCTGGGGCGATCGAAGACCAGAGCGCCTCGATTGTGCTGGCACCGGAGGAAAGCGACCCGCATCTGAACCGGGGCACGGCAGAAGAGGCGCTTCAGGACTGGTCCGCAGCAGCGGACGACTATCTCTGGATACTGGAGCGCGATCCGCAGGATGCCTCGGCCCTCTACAACCTGGCCAATGTGCGTGGCTCGCAAGGGGACTGGCCTGAGGCGCGAGAGCTTTATGGCCAGGCTGCTCTCGCCCGCCCCGGCTTCGCCATGGCCCGCTCCAGCGAGGCGCTGGCGGCCTGGCAAACAGGGGATCTCGACTGGGCGGAGGCGGAATTGCGCAAACTGATCCGTCGCTATCCCTTGTTCGCCGATGCTCGGGCGGCCCTCAGTGGCCTGCTCTGGCGCCAAGGATCCAGTGGTGAAGCCGAAAGCCACTGGGCCGCGGCGGCCGGGCTGGATCAGCGTTACCGCCAGGCCGACTGGCTGCAGCAGGTGCGCCGCTGGCCACCGCAACCGACGGAGGATCTGATGGCGTTCCTGGCCCTGGAGGCGTCCTGAGATGACCCAAGCGGCGTCCCTGTCCGATCGACTCAGCCGTGAGATGCCTGAGCTTCTGGAGCTGCGCCGGCATCTGCATGCCCACCCTGAACTCAGCGGTGAGGAACACCAGACCGCCGCCCTGGTCGCCGGTGAACTGCGTCAGCTGGGCTGGCGGGTCCGAGAGGGGGTTGGCCGCACGGGCCTGGTGGCCGAATTGGGGCCTGGCCACGGCCCCACAGTGGGCTTGCGGGTGGACATGGATGCCCTGCCCGTAGAGGAGCGCACCGGTCTGAGCTATGCCTCCACCCGCCAGGGTCTGATGCATGCCTGTGGCCACGATCTGCACACCTGCACGGGCCTTGGTGTCGCACGCTTGCTGGCGCAGGAGCCCCACTTAGGGGCTCGAGTGCGGCTGCTGTTTCAACCCGCCGAAGAGTTGGCACAGGGGGCGGTGTGGATGAGGGATGCGGGGGCGGTGGAGGGTCTCGATGCGTTGTACGGCGTGCATGTGGTGCCGAATCTGCCGGTGGGCACGGTGGGGATCCGGCGGGGCTGTCTCACGGCGGCGGCCGGAGAGCTGGAGATCCTGGTGCAGGGAGAAGGTGGCCATGGTGCCCGTCCCCATCAGTCGGTGGATGCGGTTTGGCTGGCGGCTCGGGTGATCACAGAGCTTCAACAGACCATCGCCCGTCGCTTGGACGCCTTACAGCCGGTTGTGATCAGTTTCGGCAAGGTGGAGGGCGGTCGCGCCTTCAACGTGATCGCCGATCAGGTGCGTTTGCTAGGCACGGTGCGCTGTCTGGATCTGCAGCAGCACGCTCAGTTGCCGGCTTGGATTGATGAGACGGTGCAGGGAATCTGTGCCAGTGGAGGGGGTACGGCTTTGGTGAATTACCGCTGCATTGCACCACCGGTGCACAACGATCCGCAGCTCACGACCTTGCTCGAACGCTGTGCGGTGGAGTGCCTGGGGCGCGACAAGGTGCTGCCGGTGGAGCAGCCCTCCCTGGGGGCGGAAGACTTTGCTGAGCTGCTTCGGGATGTGCCGGGAATGATGGTGCGGCTGGGTGTGGCCGGGCCCGAGGGGTGTGCGCCGCTGCACAACGGAGCGTTCGCACTGGAGGAAGACGCCCTCGGTGTTGGCATTGCGGTTCTCACGGCCACCGTGCTGGCGTGGATCACGGAGAACACCTCGGCATGAACCAACGTCGTGCGGTGATTTGGGTTTCCCTCGGGGCTCCATTACTGATCCTGCTCGCGTTGCTGGCCACAAACCAGCGCCAGGGCAAGGACCGGGTGCAGGTGTTGCCCGCCATCTTGGTGGGTTCGGGTCTGATCATCAGCAGCGCTCTCGGTCGGCAGCGTCGCCGCGCCAGGCTGTTAGCTGATCTTCAACGGGCGCGCACCCCCGGCAGCAACCCATGAGCGAGAACGATCCCCATCGTCCTGATCTCGAGGCGGTGCGCCAGGCCATTGCCAGTGGAGATCCGGTGAAGGCGATGCCGGCGATCACACAGCTCCGCCATTGCTCGGACGCTGAGGCGGTGCCGTTGCTGGTGCTGGGCACGGAGCAGAAGCCTTTCCTAGTGCGTTCCTTGAGCTGCAGTGGATTGGGCTACAAGCGCACCGAACAGGGCTGGACCGTCCTGAGTGCGTTGATCACTGCTGATGAAGACCCCAATGTGCGGGCCGAGGCAGCCAATGCTCTGGCCAGCTACGGGGTGGATCGGGCCTGGCCCTTGCTGCGTTCGGCCTTCGAGGCCGATGCCGCCTGGCTGGTGCGCTGCAGCATTCTTTCTGCCCTGGCGGAACAGCCCGGCATTGATCTGGGTTGGTTGCTGGAGTTGGCCACCATGGCAATCGCTGATGCTGATGCGATCGTGCGGGTGAGTGGAGCTGAGATCCTCAGTCGAATCGTGCGGGAGGGGGGCGCCGATCCCAGCGCTGTGCAGGCCAGAGGCTTGTTGCAATCTCTGCAGCAGGACAGCGATCACCGGGTGGTGGCTGCGGTGCTCAATGGGTTGCAAGCCAGCTGAACGGTTCTTTGAGCAACGCTTGCTAGCGTTCAAACATCACTAGGGGTGTCTGGGTTTCACCATGAACCCAGACTGAGATCACACCCTCCGAACCTGATTCCGGGTCATGCCGGCGCAGGGAAGTGCTTGAGCGTGATCCACGGCCAAACGTCGACCCCTGGGCTGTCCGTCGCACCTCAGATCATGCGCGCTTCCTGGGTTGAGTCCCGCAAGGGTCAGGCCAACGTCTCTCAGATGCACTACGCCCGTCAGGGCGTGGTGACCGAAGAAATGGCTCATGTGGCGAAGCGGGAGAACCTGCCCGAATCGCTGGTGATGGAAGAGGTGGCCCGGGGGCGGATGATCATCCCGGCCAATATCAACCACACCAATCTGGAGCCGATGGCAATCGGCATCGCCAGCAAGTGCAAGGTGAACGCCAACATCGGCGCCTCTCCAAATGCGTCCGATGCCGCTGAGGAGGTGAAAAAGCTCAAGCTGGCGGTGAAGTACGGCGCTGACACCGTGATGGATCTTTCCACTGGCGGCGTCAACCTCGATGAGGTGCGCACCGCAATCATCGGTGCATCTCCCGTGCCGATCGGCACCGTGCCTGTTTATCAGGCTCTTGAGAGCGTCCACGGATCGATCGAGAAGCTCGATGAGGACGACTTCCTCCACATCATTGAGAAGCACTGTCAGCAGGGCGTCGACTACCAGACCATCCACGCTGGCCTGCTGATTGAGCACCTTCCCAAGGTGAAGGGCCGCATCACCGGCATCGTCAGCCGCGGCGGCGGGATCCTGGCTCAATGGATGCTGTATCACCACCGTCAAAACCCGCTCTACACGCGGTTTGACGACATCTGCGAGATCTTCAAGCGCTACGACTGCACCTTCTCCCTCGGTGACTCGCTGCGCCCCGGTTGCCAGCACGATGCGTCGGATGCTGCTCAACTGGCTGAATTGCACACCCTCGGTGAACTGACCCGTCGCGCCTGGAAGCACGACGTGCAGGTGATGGTGGAGGGTCCCGGCCACGTTCCCCTCGATCAGATCGAGTTCAACGTGAAGAAGCAGATGGAGGAGTGCAGCGAAGCACCCTTCTATGTGCTCGGCCCCCTGGTCACTGACATTGCTCCCGGCTACGACCACATCACTTCGGCCATCGGCGCGGCGATGGCCGGTTGGCATGGCACGGCGATGCTCTGTTATGTGACGCCGAAGGAGCACCTCGGTCTGCCCAACGCTGATGATGTGCGCGAAGGCCTGATCGCTTACAAGATCGCTGCCCATGCGGCAGATATTGCCCGCCATCGCCCCGGCGCCCGGGACCGTGACGACGAGCTCAGCCGCGCCCGCTACAACTTCGATTGGAACAAGCAGTTTGAGCTGTCCTTGGATCCTGAGCGGGCCAAGGAGTATCACGACGAAACCCTGCCGGCTGACATCTACAAGCAGGCTGAGTTCTGCTCCATGTGCGGACCGAAGCACTGCCCGATGCAGACCAAGATCACTGATGAAGATCTTGAGGGTCTGGAGAAGGTGCTCGAAGCCAACACCGGCGCTGCAGAGCTGACGCCGGTCAAACTCGACAAAGCCGATTGATTGCCTGCTTGCAATCAGATGGCAGCCCGGCGTCCGTTAGGACGTCTGGCTTTTTGGTGTAAGGCCATTGGTTGGGTTGGTGGCATAAAAAAGAACCCCCTGCCGAAGCAGGAGGCCTTGTTGTTGAAGTGTTCTGGCGATCAGCCGAGCAGAGCCTTGGCTTTGGCCACCACGTTCTCCACTGTGAAACCGAATTCCTTGAGGCAGGTGCCGCCGGGGGCGGAAGCGCCGAAGCGGTTCATGGTCACGCTGTCGCCATCGAGGCCGATGAAACGGTGCCAGCCGAAGGATTCAGCGGCTTCCACCACCATGCGCTTGCGCGCGGCGTTGGGGAGCACCTCTTCCTTGTAGGCGTCGGTCTGCTCGTCGAACAGCTCGACGCAGGGCATCGACACTACGCGCACCTTCTTGCCTTCGGCGGTGAGCTGCTTGGCGGCCTGGACGCAGAGATCAAGCTCGGTGCCGGTGCCGATCAGGATCAGATCAGGGGTGCCGGCGCAATCTTCAAGCACGTAACCGCCGAGGGCCACCTTGTCGATCGAGGAGTTGGCCTGGTTGGCCATGCCTTGGCGGCTGAGGCAGAGGGAGCTGGGGCGCTTGCGGTTCTGGATGGCCACCTTGTAGGCACCGCTGGTCTCATTGCCGTCGCCAGGGCGGAACACCAGCATGTTCGGCATCGCCCGCAGGGAGGGGATGGTTTCGATTGGCTGGTGGGTTGGGCCGTCTTCGCCAACACCGATGGAGTCGTGGGTCAACACATAAATCACACCCAGCTCACTCAGGGCTGAAAGGCGCATGGAACCGCGCATGTAGTCGGCGAAGACCAGGAAGGTGCCGCCGTAGGGGATCAAGCCGCTGTTGTGGTAAGCGATGCCGTTGAGGATGGCGGCCATGGCGTGCTCGCGCACACCGAAGTGCAGGTAGCGCTTCTCGGGGCTGCTGGCTTGATAAGAGCCGGTTTCACCCTTGATGTCCGTGTAGTTGGAGTGGGTGAGGTCAGCGGAGCCGCCGATCAGTTCGGGCAGGTTGGGGCCCAGAGCACCAAGGCAGATCTGGGAGTGCTTGCGGGTGGCCAGGCCACCGTCTTCGGGGGTGTAGGTGGGCAGTTCCTTGTCCCAACCCTCGGGCAGCTCACCGCGCAGCATCCGCTCGAACTCGGCGGCTTCGGTGGGGTACTTGGTGCGGTAAGTGGCCAGGGTCTGGTTCCACTCGGCCTCGAGGCTGGCGCCGCGGTCGATGGCCTGGCGGAACTGGTCGTAGGCGTCCTGGGGAATTTCGAAGGGGGCGTAGTCCCAACCCAGTTGCTGACGGGTCAGAGCGGCTTCCTCTTCACCCAGGGCAGCACCGTGGACACCGGCGGTATCGGCCTTGTTGGGGGAGCCGTAGCCGATGGTGGTGGTCACCTTGATGATCGATGGCTTGTCGGTCACGGCCTTGGCCGCTTCGATCGCATTGGCGATGGCATCCACATCGGTGTTGCCTTCGGCCACGTGCTGAACGTGCCAGCCGTAGGCCTCGTAGCGCTTCAGCACGTCCTCGGTGAAGGACACGTCGGTGCGGCCGTCGATGGTGATGCTGTTGTCGTCGTACAGGGCGATCAGCTTGCCCAGCTTCAGGTGACCGGCCAGGGAGGCAGCTTCGGAGGACACACCCTCCTGATTGCAGCCGTCGCCCATGATCACGTAGGTGTAGTGATCCACCACGGTGGCGTCGGCCTTGTTGAACTTGGCCGCCAGGTGGGATTCAGCGATGGCCAGGCCCACAGCGTTGGAGATGCCGGCACCCAGGGGGCCCGTAGTTACTTCAACGCCGGGAGTTTCGAAGGTTTCGGGGTGGCCCGGAGTCTTGGAGCCCCACTGGCGGAACTGCTTGATGTCCTCAATGGACACTGAGTCGTAACCGGTGAGGTGCAGCAGTGCGTAGAGCAGCATGCAGCCGTGACCGGCGGACAGAACGAAGCGGTCGCGGTTGAACCACTTGGGGTTCTTCGGGTTGTGATTGAGGAACTTGTCCCAGAGCGCATAACCCATGGGTGCGCAGCCCATCGGCAGGCCGGGGTGACCGCTGTTGGACTTGTTGATGGCGTCGACAGCCAGCATCCGAATGCTGTTGATGCAGAGCGTGTCGAGTGACGCGGGCGCAGCGACCATGGTGTTAAGAGGAAAAGTTGAAGCGATTTTGACGCACGGCGTGAGCCTGGAGGCTCAGCTGGCGCGTTTGAAAGCCAGGCAGACGTTGTGGCCGCCGAAGCCAAAGGAGTTGGACAAGACGGTTCCTAGTGTCTGATCCCGTGCCTCATTGGGCACGACATCCAGATCACAGTCGGGATCCGGGGTGGTGTGGTTGATCGTGGGAGGCACGACTCCGTGTTGCAGAGCCAGCACGCAGGCCACGGCTTCGATGCCGCCGGAGCCACCCAGCAGGTGACCGGTCATCGATTTGGTGGAGCTCACGGGAATCTGCAGAGCCCTTTCGCCCAAGGCAGCTTTGATTGCCGAGGTTTCGTTCTTGTCGTTCGCCGGGGTGCTCGTGCCGTGGGCGTTGACGTAGTCGATTTCGTACGGATCAATGCCGCCATCGGCCAGGGCCAGGCGCATGGCCTCAGCACCACCGACGCCGCCGGGCGTGGGTGAGGTGATGTGGTGCGCGTCGCAGGTCATGCCGTAACCCACAACTTCGCCAAGGATCGTGGCGCCACGGGCCTGGGCATGCTCGAGCTTTTCGAGCACCAGGACCCCGGCACCCTCCCCGATCACGAAGCCGTCGCGCTCTTTATCGAAGGGACGGCTAGCCGTAGCTGGATCGTCGTTGCGGAAGGATAGGGCTTTTGCGCTGGCGAAGCCGGCTACTCCCAGGGGAGTGATCGCTGATTCGGCGCCACCGCACACCATGGCGTCGGCCTTGCCCAGCTGCAGCAGCCGGAAGGCATCGCCAACGGCATTGGAGCCGGCAGCACAGGCGGTGGCCACCGCGGAACTGGGACCCTTGGTGCCCAGAGCAATGGCGGCAAGGCCTGTGGCCATGTTGGGGATCATCATCGGCACCGTGAACGGGCTCACCCGTCCAGGGCCTTTGCCCTCCAACACATGGGCCTGCGTCTCCATCGTCAGCAGACCGCCGACGCCGGAGCCGATGATCGTGCCAATCCGATCCGCATTTGCTTCGTTGATCTCAAGGCCGGCATGGGCCACAGCCTGTTTGGCTGCCACCACGCCGAACTTGCAGAATCGATCCCAGCGCTTGGCTTCCTTCGGTTCGATGAAGCCGGACGGATCGAAATCCTTCACCTCCGCCGCGAAGCGGCAGGCGTGTGCGGATGCATCGAACAGGGTGATGGCGTCCACTCCGTTGCTGCCGGAGGTGAGGCCGTTCCAGTAGTCCTGAACCGTGTTGCCGATCGGTGTGACCGCGCCGAGGCCGGTGATTACGACGCGATGGAGACCATCCACCATTGCGTTGCTCAGGCCTGCTTGTCTTCGATGTATTTGACGGCGTCACCAACGGTGGTGATGCCCTCAGCTGCTTCGTCGGGGATCTCGATGTCAAAGGCCTCTTCCAGGGCCATCACGAGTTCCACGGTGTCCAAAGAATCAGCTCCCAGATCATTCTGGAAGTTGGATTCGGGCTTCACTTCGCCGGAGTCAACACTCAGTTGCTCCGCAACGATTGAGCGCACCTTTTCGAGAATCGCTTCCTGGGACATAGCCGTGGCAACGGGACGCTGCATCTTACGGGCACGCCTTCAGTGCTACCTCAGCAACAACTGTGCCGTTAACAACGGTGACGGCATGGCCATGGACCGGCGAAGGACGGGTACGTTTGCCGCAAGCCTTCGTATGCATCGGGCACATGTCCCACGCCGTCAAGATCTACGACACCTGCATCGGCTGCACTCAGTGTGTGCGTGCCTGCCCTCTCGACGTGCTTGAGATGGTTCCCTGGGACGGCTGCAAGGCCGGCCAGATTGCTTCTTCTCCTCGCACAGAAGATTGCGTTGGTTGCAAGCGCTGCGAAACCGCCTGCCCCACCGACTTCCTCAGCATCCGCGTATATCTCGGAGACGAGACAACGCGCTCCATGGGTCTGGCCTACTGATCCGGCTCGTTTCACCTCATAAGCTCAGCCCGGCTTCAGCCGGGCTTTTCTTTTATGTGCGGAATCGTTGCCCTGGTGGGTTCCCGAGAAGCTGCGCCTCAGCTCCTGGAAGGCTTGCGGCAGTTGGAGTACCGCGGTTACGACTCCGCTGGGATCGCCACGGTGGCTGCTCAGGGCCAGCTGACCTGCCTGCGGGCCAAGGGCAAGCTGCTCAACCTCACCGCTTGTTTTGAAGCAGAAGGAGCGCCCGGTCAATGCGGCATTGGTCACACCCGCTGGGCCACCCATGGCAAGCCGGAAGAGCGCAATGCCCACCCGCACCGCAGCAGCGATGGAGCGGTGGCAGTGGTGCAGAACGGAATTATTGAGAACCATCGGGCCCTGAGGGAGCAGCTGGAGGCTTCAGGGGTGGTGTTCCAGTCGGAGACCGACACAGAGGTGATTCCCCACCTGTTGGCCGCAGAACTCCAGCAGCTGCAAGCCGCGGGTGGAACTCCTGGCGGTGGATTGCTGTTGCAGGCCCTGCAGCAGGTGCTGCCAAAGTTGCAAGGGGCCTATGCCTTGGCGGTGATATGGGATCAGGCCCCGGGCGCCCTGGTGGTGGCCCGCAAGGCGGCACCGTTGTTGATCGGTTTGGGGGAAGGGGAATTCCTCTGTGCCAGCGATACGCCGGCCCTAGCGGGCTTCACCCGCACGATCCTTCCCATGGAAGACGGCGAGGTGGCCTCGCTTTCACCCCTTGGCGTTGAGCTCTATGACGCGGCAGGGGCCCGTCAGCAACGCATGCCTACCCAGCTCAGCGGTGTTGACCACGTTGCCGACAAGCGTGAGTTCCGTCACTTCATGCTCAAGGAAATCCATGAGCAACCGG is a genomic window containing:
- a CDS encoding tetratricopeptide repeat protein — encoded protein: MNRFLVLLMSLVLALPVQALDLQGLYEQALTASRQGDFVEALPLWDSYLEQVPEDAAALSNRGNVRLALGDLSGAIEDQSASIVLAPEESDPHLNRGTAEEALQDWSAAADDYLWILERDPQDASALYNLANVRGSQGDWPEARELYGQAALARPGFAMARSSEALAAWQTGDLDWAEAELRKLIRRYPLFADARAALSGLLWRQGSSGEAESHWAAAAGLDQRYRQADWLQQVRRWPPQPTEDLMAFLALEAS
- the fabF gene encoding beta-ketoacyl-ACP synthase II; translated protein: MVDGLHRVVITGLGAVTPIGNTVQDYWNGLTSGSNGVDAITLFDASAHACRFAAEVKDFDPSGFIEPKEAKRWDRFCKFGVVAAKQAVAHAGLEINEANADRIGTIIGSGVGGLLTMETQAHVLEGKGPGRVSPFTVPMMIPNMATGLAAIALGTKGPSSAVATACAAGSNAVGDAFRLLQLGKADAMVCGGAESAITPLGVAGFASAKALSFRNDDPATASRPFDKERDGFVIGEGAGVLVLEKLEHAQARGATILGEVVGYGMTCDAHHITSPTPGGVGGAEAMRLALADGGIDPYEIDYVNAHGTSTPANDKNETSAIKAALGERALQIPVSSTKSMTGHLLGGSGGIEAVACVLALQHGVVPPTINHTTPDPDCDLDVVPNEARDQTLGTVLSNSFGFGGHNVCLAFKRAS
- a CDS encoding amidohydrolase, producing the protein MTQAASLSDRLSREMPELLELRRHLHAHPELSGEEHQTAALVAGELRQLGWRVREGVGRTGLVAELGPGHGPTVGLRVDMDALPVEERTGLSYASTRQGLMHACGHDLHTCTGLGVARLLAQEPHLGARVRLLFQPAEELAQGAVWMRDAGAVEGLDALYGVHVVPNLPVGTVGIRRGCLTAAAGELEILVQGEGGHGARPHQSVDAVWLAARVITELQQTIARRLDALQPVVISFGKVEGGRAFNVIADQVRLLGTVRCLDLQQHAQLPAWIDETVQGICASGGGTALVNYRCIAPPVHNDPQLTTLLERCAVECLGRDKVLPVEQPSLGAEDFAELLRDVPGMMVRLGVAGPEGCAPLHNGAFALEEDALGVGIAVLTATVLAWITENTSA
- the psaC gene encoding photosystem I iron-sulfur center protein PsaC gives rise to the protein MSHAVKIYDTCIGCTQCVRACPLDVLEMVPWDGCKAGQIASSPRTEDCVGCKRCETACPTDFLSIRVYLGDETTRSMGLAY
- the thiC gene encoding phosphomethylpyrimidine synthase ThiC is translated as MRASWVESRKGQANVSQMHYARQGVVTEEMAHVAKRENLPESLVMEEVARGRMIIPANINHTNLEPMAIGIASKCKVNANIGASPNASDAAEEVKKLKLAVKYGADTVMDLSTGGVNLDEVRTAIIGASPVPIGTVPVYQALESVHGSIEKLDEDDFLHIIEKHCQQGVDYQTIHAGLLIEHLPKVKGRITGIVSRGGGILAQWMLYHHRQNPLYTRFDDICEIFKRYDCTFSLGDSLRPGCQHDASDAAQLAELHTLGELTRRAWKHDVQVMVEGPGHVPLDQIEFNVKKQMEECSEAPFYVLGPLVTDIAPGYDHITSAIGAAMAGWHGTAMLCYVTPKEHLGLPNADDVREGLIAYKIAAHAADIARHRPGARDRDDELSRARYNFDWNKQFELSLDPERAKEYHDETLPADIYKQAEFCSMCGPKHCPMQTKITDEDLEGLEKVLEANTGAAELTPVKLDKAD
- a CDS encoding DUF3188 domain-containing protein → MNQRRAVIWVSLGAPLLILLALLATNQRQGKDRVQVLPAILVGSGLIISSALGRQRRRARLLADLQRARTPGSNP
- the tkt gene encoding transketolase, which translates into the protein MVAAPASLDTLCINSIRMLAVDAINKSNSGHPGLPMGCAPMGYALWDKFLNHNPKNPKWFNRDRFVLSAGHGCMLLYALLHLTGYDSVSIEDIKQFRQWGSKTPGHPETFETPGVEVTTGPLGAGISNAVGLAIAESHLAAKFNKADATVVDHYTYVIMGDGCNQEGVSSEAASLAGHLKLGKLIALYDDNSITIDGRTDVSFTEDVLKRYEAYGWHVQHVAEGNTDVDAIANAIEAAKAVTDKPSIIKVTTTIGYGSPNKADTAGVHGAALGEEEAALTRQQLGWDYAPFEIPQDAYDQFRQAIDRGASLEAEWNQTLATYRTKYPTEAAEFERMLRGELPEGWDKELPTYTPEDGGLATRKHSQICLGALGPNLPELIGGSADLTHSNYTDIKGETGSYQASSPEKRYLHFGVREHAMAAILNGIAYHNSGLIPYGGTFLVFADYMRGSMRLSALSELGVIYVLTHDSIGVGEDGPTHQPIETIPSLRAMPNMLVFRPGDGNETSGAYKVAIQNRKRPSSLCLSRQGMANQANSSIDKVALGGYVLEDCAGTPDLILIGTGTELDLCVQAAKQLTAEGKKVRVVSMPCVELFDEQTDAYKEEVLPNAARKRMVVEAAESFGWHRFIGLDGDSVTMNRFGASAPGGTCLKEFGFTVENVVAKAKALLG
- the acpP gene encoding acyl carrier protein, with protein sequence MSQEAILEKVRSIVAEQLSVDSGEVKPESNFQNDLGADSLDTVELVMALEEAFDIEIPDEAAEGITTVGDAVKYIEDKQA
- a CDS encoding HEAT repeat domain-containing protein — translated: MSENDPHRPDLEAVRQAIASGDPVKAMPAITQLRHCSDAEAVPLLVLGTEQKPFLVRSLSCSGLGYKRTEQGWTVLSALITADEDPNVRAEAANALASYGVDRAWPLLRSAFEADAAWLVRCSILSALAEQPGIDLGWLLELATMAIADADAIVRVSGAEILSRIVREGGADPSAVQARGLLQSLQQDSDHRVVAAVLNGLQAS